One Pontibacillus yanchengensis DNA window includes the following coding sequences:
- a CDS encoding dipeptidase codes for MIIDSHCDVLLKLWEKPGRSFYNSPDLRVNYQKWINNSVKVQCFAIFIPEHVPSSEQYNVALKMVDIFYENIVHPYPEIKHITCKQDILDLKHNEKGAVLTLEGCHPIGEDLVKLKTLIRLGVRAVGLTWNQANAVCDGIGEERGAGLSSFGVEVVHVLNSHMIWTDVSHLSYKGFWDTMKIAHYPMASHSNAYSLTPHPRNLRDLQVKELIHRNAYIGVTYVADFLRANGEASIYDVIDHIQYIVSLGGENSVGLGSDFDGTESIIKYLYDYQDYDSFVQLLKRTLSPSLYENVTHENFIRAFPQK; via the coding sequence TTGATTATTGATAGTCATTGCGATGTACTCTTAAAACTTTGGGAAAAGCCTGGTCGTTCTTTTTATAATAGTCCTGATCTTAGAGTAAATTACCAAAAGTGGATAAACAATTCAGTTAAGGTCCAATGTTTCGCTATTTTTATTCCAGAACATGTTCCGTCTTCTGAACAATATAATGTAGCCCTAAAGATGGTTGATATATTTTACGAAAACATAGTACATCCTTATCCAGAAATCAAACACATAACATGTAAACAAGATATACTTGATTTAAAGCATAATGAAAAAGGAGCGGTTCTTACGCTTGAAGGGTGTCATCCAATTGGAGAAGATCTTGTGAAACTAAAAACACTTATTCGCCTTGGCGTGAGAGCAGTTGGATTAACTTGGAACCAGGCTAATGCAGTTTGTGATGGAATAGGAGAAGAGCGAGGAGCTGGTTTGAGTTCATTTGGTGTAGAAGTTGTACATGTATTAAATAGCCATATGATATGGACGGATGTCTCTCATTTATCTTATAAAGGATTCTGGGATACTATGAAAATTGCCCACTATCCTATGGCATCTCATTCAAATGCTTATTCCCTTACACCACATCCAAGGAATTTACGTGATTTACAGGTAAAGGAATTAATTCATCGAAACGCATATATTGGCGTTACATATGTTGCGGATTTTTTGAGAGCAAACGGGGAAGCTTCCATTTATGATGTTATAGATCATATACAGTATATAGTTTCGCTTGGAGGAGAAAATTCAGTAGGGTTAGGGTCTGATTTTGATGGAACAGAATCGATAATCAAGTATCTGTATGATTATCAAGATTACGATTCATTTGTCCAATTACTTAAACGTACCCTGTCACCCTCCTTGTACGAAAATGTAACTCATGAGAATTTCATACGAGCTTTTCCACAAAAATAG
- the spoVS gene encoding stage V sporulation protein SpoVS, whose translation MEILKVSAKSSPNSVAGALANVLRERGSAEIQAIGAGALNQAVKAVAIARGFVAPSGVDLICIPAFTDIMIDEEERTAIKLIIEPR comes from the coding sequence ATGGAAATATTAAAAGTTTCAGCTAAATCTAGCCCTAACTCAGTAGCAGGAGCACTTGCGAATGTGTTAAGAGAACGTGGCTCAGCAGAAATCCAAGCAATCGGCGCTGGTGCATTAAACCAGGCTGTGAAAGCGGTAGCAATTGCACGAGGATTCGTAGCACCAAGCGGGGTTGACCTTATTTGTATTCCCGCATTTACGGACATTATGATTGATGAAGAGGAACGTACTGCAATTAAATTAATTATTGAACCTAGATAA
- a CDS encoding TIGR00282 family metallophosphoesterase has product MKILFVGDVVGSPGRDMVEQYLPKLKKSYQPHFTIINGENAASGKGINHKIYHRFLELGAQAVTLGNHAWDKKEIFDFIDDAKQMVRPANFPEGTPGKGITYIKDNGVELAVINLQGRTFMQPLEDPFTKADELIKEAKKRTNLIFVDFHAEATSEKQALAWYLNGRVSAIVGTHTHVQTADDRILPNGTAYITDVGMTGPYDEILGTEKEAVIKKFLTSLPVRFEIPKSGRTQLSAFLVDVEASSGKATKVERLLINDDHPFFG; this is encoded by the coding sequence ATGAAAATTTTGTTCGTAGGAGATGTCGTAGGCTCACCAGGAAGAGACATGGTGGAGCAATACCTACCAAAACTAAAGAAATCATATCAACCGCATTTTACAATAATAAATGGCGAAAATGCTGCTTCAGGTAAAGGGATAAACCATAAGATTTATCACCGTTTTCTTGAATTAGGTGCGCAAGCTGTAACACTCGGAAATCACGCCTGGGATAAAAAAGAGATTTTTGATTTTATAGATGATGCCAAACAAATGGTACGTCCAGCAAATTTCCCAGAAGGCACACCAGGTAAAGGGATTACGTATATCAAAGATAATGGTGTAGAACTTGCTGTAATTAATCTTCAAGGCAGAACCTTTATGCAACCTTTAGAAGACCCATTCACTAAGGCCGATGAATTAATCAAAGAGGCTAAAAAACGAACCAACTTAATTTTTGTCGATTTCCATGCTGAAGCGACTTCAGAAAAACAGGCACTTGCGTGGTACCTGAATGGTAGAGTTAGTGCGATTGTAGGGACACATACACATGTACAAACGGCTGATGATCGAATTCTTCCAAATGGAACGGCTTATATTACAGATGTTGGTATGACTGGACCTTATGATGAGATTTTAGGTACTGAAAAAGAGGCTGTTATCAAAAAATTCTTAACGAGTTTACCTGTACGTTTTGAAATTCCAAAATCGGGAAGAACACAATTAAGTGCATTCCTCGTTGATGTTGAAGCATCCTCAGGTAAAGCCACTAAAGTTGAACGTTTACTTATTAATGATGATCATCCATTTTTTGGCTGA
- the rny gene encoding ribonuclease Y: MGVIEIIISILLALVGIVVGYLIRKSIAEAKISSAEELAKQIVDEGHRNAEAAKKEALLEAKEENHTFRQEAENEIRERRAELQKQESRLMQKEENLDRKSETLDKRELMLEKKEESLTEKQQQIEETESKVEEMREQQQSELERISGYTTDQAKQVILERVEQEVSHESALMIKEAENRAKEEADKKAKNILSLALQRCAADHVAETTVSVVNLPNDEMKGRIIGREGRNIRTLETLTGIDLIIDDTPEAVILSGFDPIRRETARIALEKLVQDGRIHPARIEEMVEKSRREVDEYIREVGEQTTFEVGVHGLHPDLVKILGRLKYRTSYGQNVLKHSMEVAYLSGLLAAELGEDETLARRAGLLHDLGKAVDHEVEGSHVEIGVELATKYKENDTVINAIASHHGDEEPTSIISVLVAAADALSAARPGARSETLENYIKRLEKLEEISESYDGVEKSFAIQAGREVRIMVKPEEIDDLKSVQLARDIRNRIEGELDYPGHIKVTVVRETRAVEYAK, from the coding sequence ATGGGAGTTATTGAAATCATCATCTCCATTTTGCTTGCCCTCGTCGGTATTGTTGTTGGTTATCTGATTCGGAAATCCATCGCAGAGGCGAAGATTTCAAGTGCAGAAGAATTGGCGAAACAGATTGTTGATGAAGGGCACCGTAATGCAGAAGCTGCAAAGAAAGAAGCCCTTTTGGAAGCAAAAGAAGAAAATCATACTTTTCGTCAAGAAGCTGAAAATGAAATTCGTGAACGTCGTGCGGAGCTTCAGAAACAAGAAAGCCGTTTGATGCAAAAAGAGGAAAATTTGGATCGAAAAAGTGAGACGCTAGATAAGCGTGAACTTATGTTAGAGAAGAAAGAAGAATCACTAACGGAAAAACAACAACAAATTGAAGAAACGGAAAGCAAAGTGGAAGAAATGAGAGAGCAGCAACAATCCGAGCTTGAACGCATTTCTGGTTACACCACAGACCAGGCAAAACAAGTTATCCTAGAACGTGTAGAACAAGAGGTTTCACACGAATCAGCTCTCATGATTAAAGAAGCAGAAAATCGTGCCAAAGAAGAAGCAGATAAGAAAGCGAAAAATATTCTTTCTCTTGCCCTTCAACGTTGTGCTGCTGATCATGTTGCAGAAACGACGGTTTCCGTTGTAAACTTACCTAACGATGAAATGAAAGGCCGTATCATTGGACGTGAGGGTCGAAACATTCGTACCCTTGAAACATTAACTGGGATTGATCTTATCATAGATGATACACCAGAAGCTGTTATTCTTTCTGGATTTGATCCGATTAGAAGAGAGACAGCTCGTATAGCTCTTGAGAAACTTGTCCAAGATGGACGTATTCACCCTGCACGTATAGAAGAGATGGTTGAAAAATCACGTAGGGAAGTTGATGAATACATTCGTGAGGTTGGTGAGCAAACTACATTTGAAGTAGGAGTTCACGGTCTGCATCCTGATTTAGTGAAAATCTTAGGTCGATTGAAATATCGTACAAGTTATGGTCAAAATGTGTTGAAACACTCAATGGAAGTTGCGTATCTATCTGGTCTTCTAGCTGCAGAACTAGGAGAAGATGAGACACTTGCTCGTAGGGCTGGCTTGCTTCATGACCTTGGTAAAGCAGTAGACCATGAAGTAGAAGGAAGTCACGTTGAGATTGGTGTTGAACTAGCAACGAAATATAAAGAGAATGATACAGTAATTAATGCAATTGCTTCTCACCATGGTGATGAGGAACCTACTTCAATTATTTCTGTTTTAGTTGCTGCAGCAGACGCGTTATCAGCAGCTAGACCGGGAGCTAGAAGTGAGACCCTTGAGAACTATATTAAGCGTTTAGAGAAGCTTGAAGAGATTTCAGAATCATACGATGGTGTTGAGAAGTCCTTCGCAATCCAAGCGGGTCGTGAAGTTCGAATCATGGTCAAACCAGAAGAAATTGATGACTTGAAATCTGTACAATTAGCAAGAGATATTAGAAACCGTATAGAAGGTGAACTGGATTACCCAGGACACATAAAAGTGACTGTTGTACGCGAAACGAGAGCAGTTGAATATGCGAAATAA
- the recA gene encoding recombinase RecA has translation MSDRKQALDMALRQIEKQFGKGSIMKLGEHAEQKVNTVPSGSLALDVALGVGGYPRGRVVEIYGPESSGKTTVALHAIAEAQRQGGQAAFIDAEHALDPVYARALGVDIEELLLSQPDTGEQALEIAEALVRSGAVDMVVIDSVAALVPKAEIEGEMGDSHVGLQARLMSQALRKLGGAINKSKTTAIFINQIREKVGVMFGSPETTPGGRALKFYSSVRLEVRRAETLKQGNEMVGNKTKLKVVKNKVAPPFKQAEVDIMYGEGISKEGELLDIATDLEMITKSGSWYSYNGDRMGQGRENAKQFLKENIEVFKELHTKVRQHYGMFEQPEESEDENKNTLDV, from the coding sequence GTGAGCGATCGTAAACAAGCGCTTGATATGGCGTTGCGCCAAATAGAAAAGCAATTCGGAAAAGGTTCCATCATGAAGTTAGGAGAACATGCAGAACAGAAAGTGAACACAGTTCCTAGTGGTTCTTTAGCTTTGGATGTAGCTTTAGGAGTAGGCGGCTATCCACGTGGGCGCGTAGTAGAAATTTATGGTCCAGAGTCTTCTGGTAAGACAACGGTTGCTCTTCATGCTATTGCTGAAGCACAACGCCAAGGTGGACAAGCTGCGTTTATAGATGCTGAGCATGCTCTTGATCCGGTGTATGCCCGTGCACTAGGTGTTGATATTGAAGAGCTTCTTTTATCCCAACCTGATACAGGGGAGCAGGCACTAGAAATTGCCGAAGCGTTGGTAAGAAGTGGAGCAGTAGATATGGTAGTCATCGACTCTGTAGCTGCTTTAGTACCAAAGGCTGAGATTGAGGGAGAGATGGGAGATTCTCACGTTGGCCTTCAAGCTCGTTTAATGTCTCAAGCACTCCGTAAATTAGGTGGGGCTATTAATAAATCCAAAACAACAGCTATCTTTATCAACCAAATCCGTGAAAAAGTTGGCGTAATGTTTGGTAGCCCTGAAACTACTCCAGGCGGCCGTGCTTTGAAATTCTACTCTTCTGTCCGTTTAGAGGTTCGTCGTGCTGAGACATTAAAACAAGGAAATGAAATGGTAGGAAACAAAACAAAGCTAAAAGTTGTTAAAAACAAAGTAGCACCTCCGTTTAAACAAGCAGAAGTAGATATTATGTACGGGGAAGGTATTTCCAAAGAAGGCGAATTACTTGATATTGCTACTGATCTTGAAATGATTACAAAAAGTGGTTCTTGGTATTCCTATAATGGGGATCGTATGGGGCAAGGACGTGAAAATGCAAAGCAATTCTTGAAAGAAAATATAGAAGTATTTAAAGAACTTCATACCAAAGTTCGTCAACATTACGGTATGTTTGAACAGCCGGAAGAAAGTGAAGATGAAAACAAAAATACGTTAGACGTATAA
- a CDS encoding competence/damage-inducible protein A — MKNELNAEIISVGTELLLGQIVNSNAQWLSDRLASMGINVFYHVVVGDNEDRLSHQFKQAHERSDLVIVTGGLGPTDDDVTREVASTILKAPIYEDEEALKEIQEYYDANNQIMTPNNRKQARLLEGAKLLYNSVGMAPGFALHKENTTWVFLPGVPREMKAIMEENGFPFIQEKLVPEHTIFSRMLKFIGIGESQLEHDLQDLIQNQSNPTIAPLAGDGENALRLTAKASSKEEAKAIIQETEDEIMSRVGEYCYGKDHDTIQEKVFQLLKENNEVVASAESLTGGRFVDNLISLKGASSICKGGIVCYSPAVKEQVLEVPPLILDEYGSVSEACALTLSVNVADKLQSTIGISFTGVAGPEPLEGHEAGTVYIGIYKDQQQPFCKKYHFNGDREMIRQRSVKKGFELLYHFLKK; from the coding sequence ATGAAAAATGAGTTGAATGCAGAAATTATTTCCGTTGGTACTGAGCTATTGTTAGGCCAGATTGTTAATTCGAATGCACAATGGTTATCTGATCGACTTGCGAGCATGGGGATTAATGTATTTTATCATGTTGTCGTCGGAGATAATGAGGATCGATTATCCCATCAATTTAAGCAGGCACATGAGCGTTCTGATTTGGTGATTGTAACTGGAGGATTAGGTCCTACAGATGATGATGTTACGAGAGAAGTAGCTTCTACTATTTTGAAGGCACCTATTTATGAAGATGAAGAAGCCTTGAAGGAAATACAGGAGTATTATGATGCAAACAATCAAATAATGACACCTAACAACCGAAAACAAGCAAGGTTACTAGAGGGAGCGAAACTCTTATATAATTCAGTAGGAATGGCGCCTGGTTTTGCACTCCATAAGGAAAATACAACATGGGTGTTTCTCCCTGGTGTTCCTAGAGAAATGAAAGCGATAATGGAAGAAAATGGGTTTCCGTTTATTCAAGAAAAATTGGTCCCTGAGCACACTATTTTCTCCCGCATGTTAAAATTCATCGGTATTGGAGAGTCACAGTTAGAGCATGACCTACAAGACTTAATTCAAAATCAAAGCAACCCAACAATTGCCCCTTTAGCTGGGGATGGGGAGAATGCGTTACGATTGACTGCGAAAGCCTCATCGAAAGAGGAGGCTAAAGCGATTATTCAAGAAACGGAAGATGAGATTATGAGTCGAGTAGGGGAATATTGTTACGGGAAAGATCACGACACGATTCAAGAAAAAGTATTTCAATTATTAAAGGAAAATAATGAAGTGGTAGCTTCTGCTGAAAGCTTAACAGGAGGTAGGTTTGTTGATAACTTAATATCCTTGAAGGGGGCATCTTCTATTTGTAAAGGTGGGATTGTTTGCTATTCCCCTGCTGTAAAGGAACAAGTGCTAGAAGTACCTCCATTAATCCTGGATGAATATGGAAGCGTTAGTGAAGCATGCGCTCTAACTTTATCAGTAAATGTAGCTGATAAGCTTCAATCAACAATAGGTATAAGTTTTACAGGTGTGGCAGGTCCTGAGCCTCTTGAAGGACATGAAGCAGGAACGGTTTATATAGGTATTTATAAAGATCAGCAACAACCATTTTGTAAAAAATATCACTTCAATGGTGATCGTGAAATGATTCGTCAACGAAGTGTAAAAAAAGGATTTGAACTTTTATATCATTTTTTAAAAAAGTAG
- the pgsA gene encoding CDP-diacylglycerol--glycerol-3-phosphate 3-phosphatidyltransferase: MNIPNRITISRIFLIPIIIILLSVPLNWGAYDIGGQSLPISHLTAALLFIIASTTDWVDGYYARRFNLVTNLGKFLDPLADKLLVSAALISLVELGAAPAWIVILIISREFAVTGLRLVAVGEGIVLAASQMGKLKTTIQIVATSALLLHNFPFSYVSFPFATLSLYAAMIITVISGVEYFMKNWHVMRGSK, from the coding sequence ATGAACATTCCAAATCGGATTACAATCTCTAGAATCTTTTTAATTCCAATTATTATTATTCTTTTATCCGTCCCTCTTAATTGGGGAGCCTATGATATTGGAGGACAATCATTACCCATCTCTCATTTAACAGCAGCTTTATTATTTATAATTGCCTCTACTACAGATTGGGTAGATGGATATTATGCTAGACGTTTTAACTTAGTGACGAATCTTGGGAAGTTCTTAGATCCTTTAGCAGATAAGTTGTTGGTATCTGCAGCTTTGATTTCACTTGTGGAATTAGGCGCAGCACCAGCATGGATTGTTATCTTGATCATTAGCCGTGAATTCGCAGTTACAGGATTACGTCTTGTAGCCGTAGGAGAAGGAATTGTGCTAGCAGCAAGTCAAATGGGTAAACTAAAAACCACCATTCAAATTGTCGCAACTTCTGCACTTTTACTACACAACTTTCCGTTTTCGTATGTGTCATTTCCATTTGCAACATTATCTTTATATGCTGCTATGATAATAACCGTCATTTCGGGAGTAGAGTATTTCATGAAAAACTGGCATGTCATGAGGGGGTCTAAATAA
- a CDS encoding helix-turn-helix domain-containing protein, with amino-acid sequence MEIGSRLKEAREAKNLSLEDIQKETKIQTRYLQAIEKGNFGIMPGKFYTRAFIKQYAEAVGLDPEALMEEHKGELPSSSEEEYVQYTRLQRHKDEASNKGSAVMSFFPKFIIALMIIGIVVVAYVFTQKALTGNEQSGTIDEQEAGDEVSYQKSDSESSSEDGSNDESSTDNQNSEDENNQEKQSDKDKQNKNESEDTKEEAEQEEETPTSSLELVEKGSGSTPQSTFELTNAENVKITFESTGGAQAKSYLQVENGKGKTYFAQNVSPSNSPQEFDLSSEDRVYIKVGSAPSLNIKVNGEKLEYPVDPNEYVFQKIWINVKKSEE; translated from the coding sequence ATGGAAATAGGGTCTCGATTAAAAGAAGCACGGGAAGCCAAAAATTTATCATTGGAAGATATCCAAAAAGAGACTAAGATTCAAACTAGGTACCTTCAAGCAATTGAAAAAGGTAACTTTGGAATCATGCCAGGTAAATTTTATACCCGAGCCTTTATAAAGCAATATGCGGAAGCAGTAGGTTTAGATCCTGAAGCTTTAATGGAAGAGCATAAAGGCGAATTACCTTCGTCTAGTGAGGAAGAATATGTGCAATACACGAGGTTGCAACGTCACAAGGATGAAGCTTCTAACAAAGGGTCAGCTGTCATGTCCTTTTTCCCAAAATTCATTATTGCCTTAATGATTATCGGTATTGTAGTTGTAGCCTACGTATTTACTCAAAAAGCCTTAACAGGTAATGAGCAGAGTGGAACTATTGACGAACAAGAAGCCGGGGATGAAGTATCTTATCAGAAGAGTGATAGTGAAAGTAGTAGCGAAGATGGTTCTAACGATGAATCTTCTACTGATAACCAGAATAGTGAAGACGAAAATAACCAGGAAAAACAGTCAGATAAAGATAAGCAGAACAAAAATGAATCAGAAGATACCAAAGAAGAAGCGGAACAAGAAGAAGAAACTCCTACTAGCTCATTAGAACTAGTAGAAAAAGGGAGTGGTTCTACTCCTCAGTCTACGTTTGAATTAACAAATGCTGAAAACGTTAAGATAACTTTTGAATCTACTGGTGGTGCGCAAGCGAAGAGTTATCTTCAAGTTGAAAATGGGAAAGGTAAAACATATTTTGCTCAAAATGTATCCCCTTCTAATTCACCACAGGAGTTTGATTTATCTAGTGAAGATCGAGTTTATATCAAAGTCGGATCAGCTCCAAGCTTAAACATAAAAGTTAATGGAGAAAAACTAGAGTACCCTGTTGATCCTAATGAATATGTCTTTCAAAAAATATGGATTAACGTGAAGAAATCAGAAGAATAA
- a CDS encoding DUF3388 domain-containing protein, which yields MDRKEWYLEYEIQNNRPGLLGDISSLLGMLSINIVTINGVEDSRRGMLLLCKNDEQINRLKSILVTMETISLTKFRRPKLRDRLAVRHGRYIHSDIDDKKTFRFVREDLGLLVDFMAELFKKEGHKLIGIRGMPRVGKTESIVAASVSANKRWLFVSSTLLKQTIRSQLIEDEYSPDTLYILDGIVSTKRANERHWQLVREIMRLPATKVVEHPDMFVRTTEYKLDDFDYIIELRNSDDEEITYETVDKPEFEQDEGFSMFDF from the coding sequence ATGGATAGAAAGGAATGGTATCTAGAATACGAAATCCAGAACAACCGTCCTGGATTGTTAGGGGATATTTCCTCTTTACTAGGGATGCTTTCCATCAATATTGTAACAATCAATGGAGTGGAAGATTCTAGAAGAGGTATGCTATTGTTATGCAAGAATGATGAGCAAATCAATCGGTTGAAATCGATACTAGTAACGATGGAAACCATAAGTCTTACTAAATTTCGACGCCCTAAACTTAGGGATCGTTTAGCCGTTCGACATGGTCGATATATACATAGTGATATTGATGACAAAAAGACCTTTCGATTTGTTCGCGAGGATTTAGGTTTACTTGTTGATTTTATGGCAGAGTTATTTAAGAAAGAAGGTCATAAATTAATCGGGATACGTGGAATGCCTCGGGTAGGAAAAACAGAATCTATTGTAGCAGCAAGCGTTTCTGCGAACAAACGATGGTTGTTCGTGTCTAGTACATTATTAAAGCAGACCATTCGAAGTCAATTAATCGAAGATGAGTATTCTCCTGATACTCTCTATATATTAGATGGTATCGTGTCCACAAAGAGGGCAAATGAGCGACATTGGCAACTTGTCAGAGAAATCATGAGACTACCGGCGACAAAAGTGGTAGAACACCCAGACATGTTTGTTCGTACCACTGAATACAAATTAGATGACTTTGATTATATTATTGAATTGCGCAATAGTGATGATGAAGAAATAACTTACGAAACAGTTGACAAGCCAGAATTCGAACAAGATGAGGGCTTTTCCATGTTTGACTTTTAA
- a CDS encoding DUF3243 domain-containing protein yields MSVLDNFESWKDFLGDRLHQAQGDGMNDKTVSNLAYEVGEYLSTQVDAKNDQEAVLRDLWNVASEEEQHMIANMMVKLVQNEGTK; encoded by the coding sequence ATGTCTGTATTAGATAACTTTGAATCCTGGAAAGACTTTTTGGGAGATCGTCTTCATCAAGCTCAAGGAGACGGAATGAATGACAAAACTGTTTCGAACCTTGCCTATGAAGTAGGAGAGTACTTATCAACGCAGGTTGATGCTAAAAACGATCAAGAAGCTGTCCTTCGGGATTTATGGAATGTTGCTTCTGAAGAAGAGCAGCACATGATTGCTAACATGATGGTTAAATTGGTCCAAAACGAAGGCACAAAATAA
- the ymfI gene encoding elongation factor P 5-aminopentanone reductase: MQHVCLIVGASGSIGKAIAKQFSEKEYNLILHYQHNEQAIADLNEELPPQTILQSIQADLSTSNGIDEFCGKLPFHIDVVIFAGGKNLVKMYQDVESKEMDEMYHLHVKTPWVVTKHLLPSMISRKSGHIVLVSSIWGEVGASCEVIYSSVKGAQDSFVKSLAKEVAPSGIHVNGIRPGFIDTKMNSHIQGEDQDLIQEEIPLGRFGTPGEVAALVSFLTSSDASYIQGQLINVNGAWSG, translated from the coding sequence ATGCAACATGTTTGTTTGATTGTTGGAGCTAGCGGTTCGATTGGAAAAGCCATTGCCAAACAATTTTCAGAAAAAGAATACAACTTAATTCTTCACTACCAACATAATGAGCAAGCCATTGCAGATTTGAATGAAGAGTTACCACCGCAAACAATATTACAATCCATTCAAGCAGATTTAAGTACGTCAAATGGAATCGACGAGTTTTGTGGAAAACTTCCTTTTCATATTGATGTAGTCATTTTTGCAGGTGGAAAGAATCTTGTTAAAATGTACCAAGATGTAGAAAGTAAAGAAATGGATGAAATGTACCATTTGCATGTAAAAACCCCATGGGTTGTAACAAAGCATTTGCTTCCTTCTATGATTAGCAGGAAATCTGGCCACATAGTACTGGTTTCTTCTATTTGGGGAGAAGTTGGCGCAAGTTGTGAAGTGATTTATTCTTCCGTAAAAGGTGCTCAAGATAGCTTTGTGAAATCTCTTGCTAAAGAAGTAGCACCATCTGGGATTCATGTTAATGGCATTCGTCCTGGATTTATTGATACTAAAATGAATAGCCATATTCAGGGTGAAGATCAAGACCTTATCCAGGAAGAAATTCCTTTAGGAAGATTTGGTACACCAGGGGAAGTAGCGGCACTCGTTAGTTTTTTAACGTCGAGCGACGCTTCCTATATTCAAGGTCAGCTCATTAATGTAAATGGGGCATGGAGCGGTTAA
- the yfmH gene encoding EF-P 5-aminopentanol modification-associated protein YfmH, with the protein MNKKQYDQIQETLYTKKLDNGLEVFLLPKQEMAKTFSIFTTEYGSIDQTFTPLGENEQVSVPEGIAHFLEHKLFEKEDRDVFHDFTKQGASANAFTSFTSTAYLFSGTSNIDENVKTLLDFVQDPYFSDESVEKEKGIISQEIRMYDDQPDWRSFFGTIQSLFENHPVKIDIAGTVDSIQDITKEDLYTCYHTFYHPSNMTFFMAGNFDPDHMMKLIEENQNDKEFTPEDDIKRSYPEEPKTVAEKHKVIEMPVSLAKCMVGVKEDTEHLTSENFLKTDMIKSMVLDHFFSKSGEFYEKLYKEDLIDDSFSFESHLDKTFGFTILGGNTREPEKFQTRVKEMLHELKKRSLTDEEFERMKKKRIGQFLRSMNSLEFIATTFVHYRHLGLDLFEVLPVIEQLTKQDVIDHLQEWIDEERIAICEIRPVEE; encoded by the coding sequence ATGAATAAAAAACAATATGACCAAATTCAAGAAACATTATATACGAAGAAATTAGACAACGGATTAGAGGTCTTCCTTTTACCAAAACAAGAAATGGCCAAGACATTCTCCATTTTTACAACAGAGTATGGTTCCATCGATCAAACATTTACTCCACTCGGAGAAAACGAACAAGTAAGCGTTCCAGAGGGGATTGCTCACTTCTTGGAGCATAAGTTGTTTGAAAAGGAAGATAGGGATGTTTTCCATGACTTTACTAAGCAAGGTGCATCAGCAAATGCCTTTACATCGTTCACTAGTACTGCCTATTTATTCTCCGGGACGAGTAATATCGATGAGAATGTAAAGACCTTACTTGATTTTGTGCAGGATCCTTACTTTTCGGATGAATCTGTTGAAAAAGAAAAAGGAATTATCTCTCAAGAAATAAGAATGTATGATGATCAACCTGATTGGAGATCTTTCTTTGGTACAATCCAGAGCTTATTTGAGAATCATCCAGTTAAAATAGATATCGCTGGTACGGTTGATTCTATCCAAGATATTACAAAAGAAGATCTATATACGTGCTATCACACGTTTTATCATCCTTCCAACATGACCTTCTTTATGGCTGGGAACTTTGATCCTGATCACATGATGAAGCTAATTGAAGAAAATCAAAACGATAAGGAGTTTACCCCAGAAGATGACATTAAGCGGTCTTATCCTGAAGAACCTAAGACAGTTGCAGAAAAACATAAAGTTATAGAAATGCCTGTTTCTTTAGCAAAATGCATGGTTGGTGTGAAAGAGGACACAGAGCATCTAACTTCAGAGAATTTCTTGAAAACCGATATGATAAAAAGTATGGTATTAGACCACTTCTTCTCTAAAAGTGGAGAATTTTACGAGAAGCTATATAAAGAAGATTTGATTGACGACAGTTTTTCATTTGAATCTCATTTAGATAAAACGTTCGGTTTTACTATTTTAGGTGGTAATACACGTGAACCAGAGAAATTCCAAACTAGAGTTAAAGAAATGCTTCATGAATTGAAGAAACGTTCTTTAACAGATGAAGAATTCGAGCGCATGAAAAAGAAGCGAATCGGGCAATTTCTTCGTTCTATGAATTCGTTAGAATTTATTGCAACTACATTCGTGCATTATCGCCATTTAGGATTAGATTTATTTGAGGTGCTTCCTGTTATCGAGCAGTTAACCAAACAAGATGTCATTGACCACTTACAAGAATGGATTGATGAAGAACGAATTGCTATTTGTGAAATTCGTCCAGTAGAGGAATAA